The following are from one region of the Pirellulaceae bacterium genome:
- a CDS encoding DUF1598 domain-containing protein, which yields MLERHILLRWPSLLTLLMTVWLWCPSVYGQGGGGDDDDQNNNGVAGVEIDPIGVLRMKQNNPLVTRQQLMAAKQSLSPQLARTSQLRKISLNRLEKAVASRIASGKSPTAEMVAMAGMTRLQYVFFYPDSGDIVLAGPAEGFGRDSVGRLVGVETQQPCLQLDDVIVALRAFGPGGEKANTISVSIDPTEEGLARMQQVLQQLGGQLGSANQIPVIVNSLQQALGLNTVTIKGVPAGTHFAHVLTEADYRMKLIGIGLEPTPVAMTNYVDRLTGGTGSTTALTRWFFVPDYQSVSVSSDGLSLQLVGNGVKLVDEGEIVRKSGERKTTGRANAASRGYTAEFTKKFPQIAKSHAVYAQLRNLIDLTIAAAFIQQKEMYSQCGWDLGVFANEDGLAVELLPPPRQAATAINAVMRGGTLITPIGGGVAIQARKALSQENLRTDQDGTIAQTRSAVSVDGLSAGQWWWD from the coding sequence ATGTTAGAACGACATATTCTGCTTCGTTGGCCCAGTTTATTGACGCTGCTAATGACCGTGTGGCTGTGGTGCCCATCCGTTTATGGACAGGGAGGGGGTGGCGACGACGACGATCAGAATAACAATGGTGTCGCCGGTGTCGAAATTGACCCAATTGGCGTTCTGCGCATGAAGCAGAACAATCCGCTGGTCACTCGCCAACAACTTATGGCCGCCAAGCAATCGTTGTCACCGCAACTGGCGCGCACGAGCCAGCTCCGCAAGATCTCGCTGAATCGACTTGAAAAGGCGGTGGCTTCACGCATTGCTTCTGGCAAGTCGCCCACAGCCGAAATGGTGGCTATGGCGGGCATGACGCGACTGCAGTATGTGTTTTTCTATCCTGACTCGGGCGATATTGTGCTGGCCGGTCCAGCCGAAGGGTTTGGCCGCGATTCTGTGGGCCGCTTGGTGGGCGTAGAAACACAGCAGCCATGCCTGCAACTGGATGATGTCATCGTCGCGCTGCGAGCATTCGGTCCTGGTGGCGAGAAGGCCAATACGATCAGCGTGTCGATCGACCCGACCGAAGAAGGCCTAGCACGCATGCAACAAGTATTACAGCAACTCGGCGGGCAACTTGGTTCTGCCAATCAAATTCCGGTAATCGTCAATAGTTTGCAGCAGGCCCTAGGACTGAACACAGTCACCATCAAGGGCGTACCGGCGGGAACACATTTTGCGCATGTTCTGACCGAAGCCGACTACCGCATGAAGCTGATCGGCATTGGACTTGAGCCAACTCCGGTCGCCATGACCAACTACGTTGATCGGCTGACTGGCGGCACAGGATCGACCACCGCGCTGACTCGCTGGTTTTTCGTCCCCGACTATCAATCGGTTTCGGTTAGCTCCGATGGCCTGTCGCTGCAATTGGTTGGCAATGGCGTCAAGTTAGTGGATGAAGGCGAAATTGTACGAAAGTCTGGCGAGCGGAAGACCACCGGTCGCGCCAACGCAGCCAGTCGTGGCTACACGGCTGAATTTACAAAGAAATTTCCACAGATCGCCAAGTCGCACGCCGTGTACGCTCAGCTTCGCAATCTTATCGACTTGACCATTGCCGCGGCGTTCATTCAACAAAAAGAGATGTACTCGCAGTGCGGCTGGGATTTGGGCGTGTTTGCTAACGAAGATGGGCTGGCCGTCGAATTGTTACCCCCACCACGACAGGCGGCCACTGCCATCAATGCGGTCATGCGCGGCGGAACATTGATCACCCCCATCGGTGGTGGAGTCGCCATTCAGGCACGCAAAGCGCTCAGTCAGGAGAATCTGCGCACCGATCAAGATGGCACCATCGCTCAGACTCGCTCGGCGGTCAGCGTCGATGGTCTGTCAGCTGGTCAGTGGTGGTGGGACTGA
- a CDS encoding response regulator transcription factor — MRIRVLICDDHEVVRSGLGSLLEGADIEVVGAAANVSQLLSLAKAKKPDVVLLDVRLADEDGLDAVEELLEGSPDTAVIVLSTYDNPTYVARSIALGARDYLLKDASRDEILNAIKLAVANEPPLESSLLKQVQYTMQKRKDRVDSKEVPLTNRELQVLRHIALGLSNKEIGTSLAISVETVKEHVQNILRKLDSADRTAAAVWAVKSGLTGG; from the coding sequence GTGAGAATTCGCGTTTTGATCTGTGACGATCACGAGGTGGTTCGCAGCGGGCTTGGTAGCCTGTTGGAGGGAGCCGACATCGAGGTTGTGGGAGCTGCCGCCAATGTGTCCCAGCTGTTGTCGCTGGCCAAGGCCAAAAAGCCGGATGTGGTCTTGTTGGATGTGCGTTTGGCTGATGAAGATGGCCTCGATGCGGTTGAGGAACTCTTAGAGGGCTCACCGGATACGGCCGTGATCGTTCTGTCGACCTACGACAACCCGACCTATGTGGCTCGGTCGATCGCGCTGGGGGCTAGAGACTACCTATTGAAGGACGCCTCCCGGGATGAGATCCTAAATGCAATCAAGCTGGCGGTTGCCAATGAGCCGCCACTGGAATCTAGTTTGCTCAAACAAGTTCAGTACACGATGCAGAAACGCAAGGATCGCGTCGACTCAAAAGAGGTTCCGCTGACCAATCGCGAGTTGCAGGTGCTGCGCCACATCGCGCTGGGGTTAAGCAACAAGGAGATCGGCACGTCGCTAGCGATCAGCGTCGAGACGGTCAAGGAGCATGTGCAGAATATCCTCCGCAAGCTGGACTCGGCCGATCGCACTGCAGCTGCCGTTTGGGCCGTCAAGAGTGGCTTAACTGGCGGCTAG
- a CDS encoding sigma-54-dependent Fis family transcriptional regulator, which translates to MASERLLLVDDDNWLLESMSQWLTEQGYRVTTARTVAQARKLAGQAAFDVCLADICLEGEDGFGLLQWSRQHQPELPVVMMTGYGGPDSGAEAVAAGAFDLLTKPIIDQELLTTLRRAMDQKRVVAENRQLKEQLDRRSGLENILSHDPRMLEIFDIIDSVADTKATILITGENGTGKSMIARSIHRRSSRRARPFVEVACGALPDNLLESELFGHTEGAFTGATQSKAGKFEHAHTGTIFLDEIGTASMSLQIKLLRVLQEFEFEPVGGNKTISVDTRCILATNEDLSAAVETGKFRQDLYYRVNVIHFELPALRQRAGDIPVLIEHFLQKNLAELPKEIQGFSAEALEILLNYAWPGNIRELENIVQRAVLLSKRPVIGPELLPNNVLASVGDRGTRVHCGLVAGQSLRQALEGPERAIILEVLRANAFSRSLTADQLGINRTTLYKKMKRLGIDDLSCKD; encoded by the coding sequence ATGGCAAGTGAAAGACTGTTGTTGGTAGATGATGACAACTGGCTATTGGAGTCGATGAGTCAGTGGCTGACCGAACAAGGTTATCGGGTAACTACGGCTCGCACAGTGGCTCAAGCCCGCAAGCTGGCTGGCCAAGCCGCCTTTGATGTCTGCCTAGCCGACATATGCCTTGAGGGCGAGGACGGGTTTGGCTTGCTCCAATGGTCGCGTCAGCACCAGCCGGAGTTGCCGGTGGTAATGATGACCGGCTACGGCGGGCCCGACAGTGGTGCCGAGGCGGTGGCTGCCGGAGCCTTCGACCTGCTGACCAAGCCCATAATCGACCAGGAGCTGCTAACGACTCTCCGCCGGGCCATGGATCAAAAGCGAGTCGTGGCCGAAAACCGGCAGCTCAAAGAACAGCTCGATCGCCGCAGCGGATTAGAAAACATCCTCAGCCACGACCCGAGGATGTTGGAAATATTCGACATCATCGACAGTGTGGCGGACACGAAAGCCACAATCTTGATCACCGGCGAAAACGGCACCGGCAAGTCGATGATCGCTCGCTCGATCCATCGCCGTAGCAGTCGCCGCGCGCGGCCTTTCGTCGAAGTAGCTTGTGGCGCGCTCCCCGACAATCTGCTGGAGAGCGAGTTGTTCGGACACACCGAGGGCGCGTTTACTGGTGCCACGCAGTCCAAGGCCGGTAAATTCGAGCACGCTCACACGGGCACGATTTTCTTAGACGAAATCGGCACCGCCTCGATGTCGCTGCAAATCAAATTGCTGCGTGTCCTGCAAGAGTTTGAGTTCGAACCCGTCGGTGGCAATAAGACCATCTCTGTCGACACGCGCTGCATCCTGGCTACCAACGAAGACCTGTCGGCTGCTGTCGAAACCGGCAAATTCCGTCAGGATCTGTACTATCGCGTTAACGTCATTCACTTTGAATTGCCCGCTCTACGACAGCGCGCCGGCGATATCCCGGTATTGATCGAGCACTTTTTGCAGAAGAACTTGGCGGAATTGCCCAAGGAGATTCAAGGGTTTTCAGCCGAGGCTCTGGAAATCTTGCTCAACTATGCCTGGCCCGGCAACATTCGTGAACTGGAAAACATCGTTCAGCGCGCCGTGCTGTTATCAAAACGCCCGGTGATCGGACCGGAATTACTGCCCAATAACGTGTTAGCCTCAGTTGGAGACAGGGGAACTCGTGTGCACTGTGGCCTCGTGGCTGGGCAATCGCTTCGCCAAGCCTTGGAAGGCCCCGAGCGTGCCATCATCCTGGAAGTGCTCCGCGCCAACGCCTTCAGTCGATCGCTAACCGCAGATCAACTGGGCATCAATCGCACCACGCTCTACAAAAAGATGAAGCGCCTCGGAATTGACGATCTGAGCTGCAAGGATTAG
- the sucC gene encoding ADP-forming succinate--CoA ligase subunit beta, whose protein sequence is MKIHEFQGKELFRRAGVPVLSSDVARTPEEAAAAFSRLGGRVAVVKAQVHAGGRGKGTVSEVPSQRGVQLVRSAEEAAEVAKNLLGNHLVTIQTGTSGAKINQVLVEAGCDIQRELYLGIVLDRARAMPVLMMSSEGGVEIEKVAEESPEKIFREHFHPSIGLHGFQVRKLCKKLGITGPTSRAADNFLKRLCKLYADLDCSLVEVNPLVITGGGDMIALDAKVTFDDNALMRHPDLKQLRDLSEEEPAEVRAGNAGLSYVKLDGNIGCLVNGAGLAMSTMDIIKYHGGQPANFLDVGGGATTEQVVEAFNIILSDANVKAVLVNIFGGIARCTTIAKAVIEASKQIGIKVPLVVRLEGTEVEEGKKMLRESGLAMIAADDLTDAAKKVVQSVSAA, encoded by the coding sequence ATGAAAATACATGAGTTCCAAGGTAAAGAGCTGTTTCGTCGAGCCGGGGTACCGGTGTTGTCTAGCGATGTGGCCAGAACACCCGAAGAGGCCGCCGCCGCGTTCAGTCGACTGGGGGGTCGTGTGGCCGTAGTCAAGGCACAAGTTCATGCCGGTGGTCGCGGCAAGGGAACCGTATCCGAGGTGCCTTCCCAGCGCGGAGTGCAATTGGTTCGTTCGGCGGAGGAAGCTGCCGAAGTGGCCAAAAACCTGCTGGGCAATCATCTGGTAACTATCCAAACTGGAACCTCAGGTGCCAAGATCAATCAAGTACTGGTCGAAGCTGGTTGCGACATCCAGCGTGAGTTGTATCTGGGTATCGTGCTGGATCGCGCTCGGGCGATGCCAGTGTTGATGATGAGCAGCGAGGGAGGAGTGGAAATCGAAAAGGTGGCTGAAGAATCGCCCGAGAAAATCTTTCGCGAGCATTTCCATCCATCCATTGGTCTACATGGATTCCAGGTCCGCAAGCTATGCAAGAAACTGGGCATCACCGGCCCAACCTCGCGCGCAGCCGACAATTTTTTGAAGCGACTGTGCAAGTTGTACGCCGACCTAGATTGTTCGCTGGTCGAGGTCAATCCGCTAGTCATCACCGGTGGCGGCGACATGATCGCGCTGGATGCCAAGGTAACCTTCGATGACAATGCTCTCATGCGTCACCCTGATTTGAAGCAACTTCGTGATCTGAGCGAAGAGGAACCGGCTGAGGTACGAGCTGGCAATGCTGGATTGTCGTATGTAAAACTGGACGGCAATATTGGCTGCCTGGTCAACGGTGCAGGACTGGCAATGTCCACGATGGATATCATCAAATACCACGGCGGCCAGCCTGCTAACTTTCTAGATGTCGGTGGAGGAGCAACCACTGAACAAGTCGTGGAGGCCTTTAACATCATCCTGTCCGACGCCAACGTCAAGGCGGTGCTGGTAAACATCTTTGGTGGGATCGCGCGCTGTACAACGATTGCCAAGGCGGTCATCGAGGCTTCTAAACAAATTGGCATCAAGGTTCCGCTGGTAGTGCGTTTGGAAGGCACTGAAGTTGAAGAAGGCAAAAAAATGCTGCGCGAGAGCGGTTTGGCGATGATCGCTGCCGATGATCTTACCGACGCAGCCAAGAAGGTCGTTCAGTCCGTTTCTGCAGCTTAG
- the sucD gene encoding succinate--CoA ligase subunit alpha, giving the protein MSILIDKNTRVICQGITGSSGLFHTTGCAEYGTKMVGGVTPGKGGQTAAGLPVFDTVEEAVQQTGANATMIFVPPPLAADAILEALDAGIKVIAAITEGVPVLDMVEVYHRVRASDSVLIGPNCPGLITPGQCKIGIMPGYIHKPGKIGIISRSGTLTYEAVWQTSRLGLGQSTCIGLGGDPIVGTSYIDLLSRFQEDDQTEAILMIGEIGGNAEEDAAAFIGQHVTKPVAAFIAGATAPPGKRMGHAGAIISGGKGTAAEKRAALEAAGITVAASPADMGQAIQQAITNAA; this is encoded by the coding sequence ATGAGTATCTTGATCGACAAGAACACGCGAGTCATATGCCAGGGCATCACCGGTAGTTCGGGGCTGTTTCACACCACCGGCTGCGCGGAATACGGCACGAAGATGGTCGGCGGAGTGACTCCCGGTAAAGGCGGACAGACCGCAGCTGGCCTGCCTGTATTTGACACGGTAGAAGAAGCGGTTCAGCAAACCGGCGCAAACGCTACGATGATCTTCGTACCGCCGCCGCTTGCCGCTGACGCCATTCTGGAAGCGCTGGATGCTGGGATCAAAGTCATCGCGGCGATTACCGAAGGTGTTCCCGTGTTGGATATGGTGGAGGTCTATCATCGAGTGCGTGCCAGCGACTCAGTTTTGATTGGCCCCAATTGCCCAGGCCTGATAACGCCTGGTCAGTGCAAGATCGGCATCATGCCTGGATACATCCACAAACCAGGCAAGATTGGTATCATCAGCCGCTCCGGCACATTAACCTACGAAGCGGTTTGGCAGACTAGCCGGCTCGGACTAGGTCAGTCCACCTGTATTGGGCTTGGCGGTGATCCCATTGTAGGTACATCGTACATTGACCTGCTGAGCCGTTTTCAAGAAGATGATCAGACCGAAGCCATTTTGATGATTGGCGAAATTGGTGGCAATGCCGAAGAGGACGCAGCTGCGTTCATCGGCCAGCACGTGACCAAGCCCGTGGCAGCCTTCATTGCTGGCGCGACGGCGCCTCCCGGCAAGCGAATGGGCCATGCCGGCGCAATTATCTCGGGCGGCAAAGGCACGGCGGCTGAGAAGCGCGCCGCGCTGGAAGCGGCTGGAATCACCGTCGCCGCCTCGCCGGCCGATATGGGGCAAGCTATCCAGCAGGCAATCACCAATGCGGCCTAA
- a CDS encoding flagellar basal body rod protein FlgB, which yields MWSTWLNQTTLPALEQTASFAQRRHTLLAGNIANLDVPDYRTRDLSVDDFQTALKESIQPSGSSAIHSPGLASSQAAVDKLRDVQHQVLYHDGNDISLEQQITEISKNQMMHDTAIALMRSQFQTIQAAIRESASV from the coding sequence ATGTGGTCCACCTGGCTTAATCAGACAACGCTGCCAGCTCTGGAGCAGACTGCAAGTTTTGCACAGCGTCGCCATACCTTGCTAGCGGGCAACATCGCCAACTTGGACGTTCCCGATTATCGCACGCGAGATTTGTCGGTAGATGATTTTCAGACAGCTCTCAAAGAAAGTATCCAACCCAGCGGTTCCTCCGCAATTCATTCGCCCGGCTTGGCCTCGTCGCAGGCTGCAGTCGACAAGCTGCGCGATGTGCAGCATCAAGTTTTATATCACGATGGCAACGACATCAGTCTGGAACAGCAGATTACCGAAATCAGCAAGAACCAAATGATGCATGACACAGCCATTGCTCTAATGCGTTCTCAATTTCAAACGATACAAGCCGCGATTCGCGAGTCAGCCTCAGTCTAA
- the mdh gene encoding malate dehydrogenase, giving the protein MRRAKISIIGAGNVGATCAHWCAAEQLGDIVLLDIPQTENMPKGKALDLMQASPIMGFDSQIVGTTDYADTKDSDVVVITAGIARKPGMSRDDLLGTNAKIVGSVAEQIKQSSPAAIVIVVSNPLDAMVQRALQVSGFPAQRVLGQAGVLDTARYRTFLAQELGVSVEDISALLMGGHGDTMVPMPSCTSVGGIPVTQLIAPARLEEIVDRTRKGGAEIVGLLKTGSAYYAPAAATAQMVEAIVRDKKRLIPCAAYCDKEYNVGGYYVGVPVILGSKGVEKIIELPLTQSEQAAFDHSVQAVKELVAAMSKLV; this is encoded by the coding sequence ATGCGTCGCGCCAAGATTTCGATCATCGGAGCCGGAAATGTGGGAGCTACATGTGCCCATTGGTGTGCCGCTGAGCAACTCGGGGATATCGTGCTGCTGGATATTCCTCAAACCGAAAATATGCCCAAGGGCAAAGCGCTGGACTTGATGCAAGCTTCGCCAATTATGGGCTTTGATTCGCAAATCGTTGGTACGACGGACTATGCGGATACCAAAGATAGCGATGTGGTGGTGATCACTGCGGGTATTGCGCGCAAGCCGGGGATGAGCCGCGATGACTTGTTGGGTACCAATGCCAAGATTGTGGGATCGGTCGCCGAGCAGATCAAGCAATCATCGCCAGCCGCGATTGTCATCGTGGTGAGCAATCCCCTCGACGCCATGGTGCAGCGCGCGCTGCAAGTTAGCGGATTCCCGGCCCAGCGTGTGTTGGGGCAGGCCGGGGTCTTAGACACGGCGCGCTATCGAACATTTCTGGCTCAGGAGTTAGGGGTCAGCGTCGAGGACATTTCAGCGCTGCTGATGGGCGGACACGGTGACACAATGGTTCCCATGCCCAGTTGCACCAGTGTGGGTGGTATACCCGTCACTCAATTGATTGCTCCGGCACGTTTAGAAGAGATCGTGGATCGGACTCGCAAGGGTGGTGCCGAAATTGTGGGACTGCTGAAGACTGGCAGCGCTTACTATGCACCAGCTGCCGCCACGGCGCAGATGGTCGAGGCGATCGTGCGCGACAAGAAGCGACTGATTCCGTGTGCGGCCTACTGTGACAAGGAATACAATGTAGGCGGATACTACGTCGGTGTGCCGGTAATTCTGGGCTCTAAGGGAGTCGAAAAGATTATTGAATTACCGTTGACCCAGTCCGAGCAGGCCGCATTTGACCATAGCGTGCAAGCGGTCAAAGAATTAGTGGCCGCGATGAGCAAACTCGTGTAG
- a CDS encoding MotA/TolQ/ExbB proton channel family protein, with protein sequence MKDLLNLVRPWLLPFMLVGVLVGAPSASAQQDDMDDLLGTPAATEPPSAGDNTAVAAAASAPATEGPASTNMLVWTFQALGWMYTIIFLALSITLVFLIVMNLISSRRDNICPADLVEGVEQHLASGKSDLATELIRSDGSFLGQVVSAGLSRLDRGHAAAIEAMQEVGEEETMKLEHNLGYMALIGNISPMIGLFGTVQGMISAFRTIAVSGSTPAAGDLAMDISTALFTTLAGLAVAIPAIAIYNILRNRVQRMTLQVGVTSEGMLQRFIN encoded by the coding sequence ATGAAGGACTTGCTGAACCTAGTTCGGCCGTGGCTGCTGCCATTCATGCTAGTCGGTGTGCTCGTGGGTGCACCATCCGCTTCCGCGCAACAAGACGACATGGACGACCTGCTTGGTACGCCGGCCGCCACCGAGCCACCGTCGGCTGGGGACAACACCGCTGTGGCAGCTGCAGCATCCGCGCCAGCCACCGAAGGCCCGGCATCTACCAACATGCTGGTATGGACGTTTCAGGCTTTGGGCTGGATGTACACCATTATTTTCTTGGCGCTGTCGATCACGCTCGTCTTCTTGATTGTCATGAATCTGATTTCATCGCGGCGCGATAACATTTGCCCTGCCGATCTGGTGGAAGGCGTGGAACAACACCTCGCCAGTGGCAAGTCCGATTTGGCGACCGAATTGATTCGTAGCGATGGGTCGTTTTTGGGTCAGGTAGTATCGGCCGGTCTGTCGCGTTTGGACCGAGGTCACGCGGCGGCCATCGAAGCCATGCAGGAAGTCGGCGAAGAAGAGACGATGAAGCTGGAACACAACCTGGGCTACATGGCACTGATCGGTAACATTAGTCCAATGATTGGACTGTTTGGCACGGTCCAAGGAATGATTTCGGCCTTTCGCACCATCGCCGTTTCCGGGTCGACGCCAGCCGCCGGAGATTTGGCGATGGATATTTCCACCGCTCTGTTCACTACCTTGGCTGGCCTAGCCGTGGCCATTCCAGCTATTGCTATCTACAACATCCTGCGCAATCGAGTGCAACGCATGACGCTACAGGTCGGCGTGACCAGCGAAGGCATGCTACAACGATTCATCAACTGA
- a CDS encoding biopolymer transporter ExbD — protein MRLGKRNHEPPAEADWTPMIDMTFQLIAFFMVLINFSQSEQNDRVTLPASELAKPAETPLEFPIVVHLTSADTVEIGGSVVNLDALRSQLSAELALLNLEGKTAADANVVLRGHATIPGGRVQEVIKRFQDIGFQRFALRAKEELP, from the coding sequence ATGCGCCTTGGAAAACGCAATCACGAACCGCCGGCCGAAGCGGACTGGACGCCGATGATCGACATGACGTTCCAGTTGATCGCTTTTTTCATGGTGCTGATCAATTTTTCGCAAAGCGAACAGAATGATCGCGTCACTTTACCGGCCAGCGAGCTAGCCAAGCCAGCCGAGACCCCGCTCGAATTCCCAATCGTGGTTCACTTAACCAGTGCCGACACGGTGGAAATTGGCGGAAGCGTGGTCAACTTGGACGCACTCCGCAGTCAACTGTCAGCGGAATTAGCGCTGCTGAACTTAGAGGGCAAAACCGCGGCTGATGCCAATGTCGTGTTACGGGGTCACGCCACCATTCCAGGTGGGCGCGTACAGGAGGTTATCAAGCGGTTTCAGGATATCGGCTTCCAACGATTTGCGCTGCGAGCCAAGGAGGAGCTGCCATGA
- a CDS encoding biopolymer transporter ExbD has protein sequence MKFRNREHKENTQLSMTAMIDIVFLLLVFFVMTFKISAQEGDFNIRMPTPGSGAAMDSTQLIIKLRLKSDEHGQLQEIILNDQMSFGTNWQSLRAKMIELVGDPSGPTAEEGPEVEIDLDYDLHYVHVIQAITSVTGYRSGDDIVRLVQRIKFAPVRR, from the coding sequence ATGAAGTTTCGAAATCGAGAACATAAAGAGAACACCCAGCTTTCGATGACGGCCATGATCGACATTGTGTTCTTGTTGCTGGTGTTTTTCGTGATGACCTTTAAGATCAGCGCTCAAGAGGGAGATTTCAATATCCGCATGCCCACGCCCGGCTCCGGCGCGGCCATGGATTCAACTCAGTTAATCATCAAACTGCGACTCAAGTCCGACGAGCACGGCCAGTTACAGGAGATCATCCTGAACGATCAGATGAGTTTCGGTACCAATTGGCAATCGCTGCGGGCCAAGATGATTGAATTGGTCGGTGATCCTAGCGGTCCGACCGCCGAGGAAGGTCCTGAAGTAGAGATCGACTTGGATTATGACCTGCATTACGTTCACGTAATCCAAGCCATCACCAGCGTAACCGGTTATCGCTCGGGTGATGACATTGTGCGCCTGGTCCAGCGAATCAAATTTGCTCCGGTGCGTCGCTAG
- the xerD gene encoding site-specific tyrosine recombinase XerD: MTSKLKRLRSGAAEGKPSLPIAAAGDWAGRFTHYLRSECHLAENTVVAYGRDIQRLVDWSARRSLVGMQLDDLSQFIAALHRQKLAPTSISRCVVATRIFYKYLQLEGAIQDNPAELLHTQTVWQRIPKVLSAATIDNFLTAPCGQDALWQRDRCILELLYATGCRVSEVSGLLLANVHLKEGYCLVEGKGSKQRMVPIGSRARAAIEQYMNEQRPQLMGARPADACPWLLLSRSGRSLRREAIWELVKRYALRADIDHRQVSPHTLRHSFATHLLGGGADLRQIQVLLGHASIQTTQIYTQVDASRLKRVHRQFHPRA, from the coding sequence ATGACTAGCAAACTCAAGCGGCTCAGAAGCGGCGCTGCCGAAGGCAAGCCCAGCCTGCCGATCGCCGCCGCTGGCGACTGGGCCGGTCGTTTTACGCATTACTTACGCAGCGAGTGCCATCTGGCAGAAAACACCGTTGTTGCCTATGGTCGCGATATTCAGCGATTAGTTGATTGGTCCGCCCGCCGCTCGTTGGTCGGCATGCAGTTGGACGATCTCAGCCAATTCATCGCCGCGCTGCATCGTCAAAAGTTGGCCCCCACCAGCATCTCGCGATGTGTTGTAGCCACGCGCATTTTCTACAAATATCTTCAGTTAGAAGGAGCCATTCAGGATAATCCTGCAGAACTGCTACACACCCAAACAGTGTGGCAGCGAATTCCTAAAGTCCTGTCGGCAGCGACCATCGACAATTTTTTGACCGCACCTTGTGGGCAAGATGCGTTGTGGCAACGCGATCGCTGCATCCTGGAGCTGCTGTACGCTACGGGTTGCCGTGTATCGGAAGTCTCTGGGTTACTGCTGGCCAATGTTCATCTGAAGGAAGGTTATTGTTTGGTAGAGGGCAAGGGATCCAAGCAGCGGATGGTGCCCATCGGCTCCAGGGCACGGGCTGCGATCGAGCAGTACATGAACGAACAACGTCCTCAATTGATGGGGGCACGTCCCGCCGATGCCTGTCCTTGGCTGCTGCTGTCGCGCAGCGGTCGGAGCTTGCGACGTGAAGCAATTTGGGAATTGGTCAAGCGGTATGCGTTGCGGGCGGACATCGATCATCGGCAAGTCAGTCCGCACACGCTGCGTCATAGCTTTGCAACGCATCTGCTGGGCGGCGGGGCCGACCTCAGGCAAATCCAAGTGCTGCTCGGTCACGCCAGCATACAAACCACACAGATCTACACACAAGTCGACGCGTCACGCCTTAAACGCGTACATCGACAGTTTCACCCCCGCGCTTAG